Part of the Flavobacterium okayamense genome, CTAATAAAATCATCGCAAAAGCAGAAAAGGCATGTCTTATTTCTAATTCAATATTAACAAATGTTATTTTAAAAGAAACAAAATTCTAAATTCAATTTCTTTTACTGTTTTAAACCTTCAATAATTACATTGAAGGTTTTTGTGTTTATGATTGTAATCATACCACAATTTGTTTAATTAAAGGAACTTTGTATTATAATTTATTAAAATCAAATTCAATTATGAACAAATTAGTATTATTAGCATTAACGTTTGCAATGTTTATTGCTTGTGGTAAAAAAGAAAATCAAGATGATTTTTCAAAACCAGCTGCATCAGAATCTAATGAAACAACTACTGAGACAAATTCTTCTTCTGATTATGATCCACATCGAGGAGAAGGGAAATTTGAAAATGTAGACTTAGGCACTGGTTTAAATGGTGCAATGGCAGATGCTGGACAAAAAGTGGCTGAAGTTAAATGTACTTCATGTCATAAATTAACAGAAGAGAAATTAGTTGGACCAGGTTGGAAAGGAGTAACTGAAAGAAGAAAACCAGAATGGATTATGAACTTTATCACAAACCCCGACCCAATGATAGACAAAGATCCAGAATTACAAGCTCAATTAGAAATTTGTTTAGTAAGAATGCCTAATCAAGGTGTTGGTGATGATGAAGCAAGACAAATTTTAGAATTTATGCGTAAAAATGATGGCGTAAATTAAAACTAACAATTTATTGTAATTGTAAATTGGGTGAAAGCGGTTTACAATTAAATAAAAAAATAAATTTTATAAGTATGAAAAATAGTTTTATTAAATTAAGTATGTTTTCCTTGCTTACACTAGCTTTTCTAGATTCTTGTAAGCCAAAAAACACAAGTGATGCAGTTACAGGAGATGCCGCTTCAAAAGTATATGTGGCTCCTGGGAAATATGATGAATTTTACAATTTTGTATCGGGTGGATTTAGTGGACAAATGAGTGTTTACGGTTTGCCTAGTGGAAGAATGTTAAAAGTTATTCCAGTTTTTTCACAAGATGCGGAAACAGGTTGGGGATATAGTGAAGAAACCAAAGCGATGTTAAATACTTCTTATGGCTATATTCCTTGGGATGATGCTCACCATCCGGAATTATCTCAAACAAATGGAGAGGTTGATGGGCGTTGGGTATTCATCAATGGAAATAATACGCCACGTATTGCAAGAATTGATTTAAAAAGATTCAAAACTGCTGAAATAATAGAATTACCGAATTCAGCAGGTAATCACTCTTCTCCTTTTATAACAGAGAACACAGAATATGTGGTTGCTGGAACTCGTTTTGGAGTCCCAGGTGATTATGAAAATGGTGATGTGCCTATTAATACGTATAAAGAAAATTATAAAGCACACGTAAGTTTTGTAAAAGTTGAAGACGACGGGAAAATGGATATTGCTTTTCAATTACGCTTGCCAGCCGTTAATTTCGACTTGTCACATGCTGGTAAAGGTAAATCTCATGGTTGGTTCTTTTTCTCTTGTTACAACTCTGAGCAAGCAAACACTTTATTAGAAGTTAACGCTTCTCAAAAAGATAAAGACTTTATCATGGCAGTTAACTGGAAAAAAGCCGAGGAATATATTAAAGCAGGTAAGGGTAAAAAAGAAAAAGCTAAATATGCGGTTAATAGATGGAATGATGAAACTCATTCTGCAACATCTACTATAAAAGAAGAAGTTCTAGTTTTAGATGCAACTGAGTTTGAAGATATTTGTTACATGATTCCTTGTCCAAAATCTCCACATGGTTGTGATGTTGACCCTACTGGTGAATATATTTGTGGAAGTGGAAAACTTGCTGCATTAATTCCTGTTTTCAGTTATACTAAAATGTTGAGTGCAATTGAAAACAAAAATTATGAAGGTGATTATTTTGGATTACCAGTTCTTAAATATGACGCAGTTCTACATGGTGAAGTACAAAAACCAGGTCTAGGACCTCTACATACTGAATTTGACGGAAAAGGTAACGCTTATACAACAATGTTTGTTTCTTCAGAAGTTGTTAAATGGGATATTAAAACACTTAAAGTATTAGATAGAGTGCCTACTTATTATTCAGTTGGTCACTTAACTATACCAGGTGGTGATACAAAAAAACCATTCGGTAAATATTTAATTGCTTATAACAAAATAACTAAAGATAGATATCTGCCAACTGGCCCGGAATTAACTCAATCCGCTCAATTATATGATATAAGTGGTGATAAAATGCAGTTGCTTTTAGATTTCCCTACTATTGGAGAACCACATTATGCACAAGCTGCCCCTGCCGATTTAATCAGAAATAATGGACAATTAAAATTCTATAAATTAGAAGAAAACAAACATCCATTTGTAACTAAAGGCGAAAAAGAATCTAAAGTTGTTAGAGAAGGTAATAAAGTTCATGTTTACATGACCTCAGTTCGTTCTCACTTTGCTCCTGATAACATTGAAGGAATTAGAGTTGGAGACGAAGTTTATTTCCACGTAACAAATTTAGAGCAGGATTGGGATGTACCTCATGGTTTCTCAGTAAGAGGAGCTAAAAATGCTGAGTTACTAATTATGCCAGGTGAAACATCTACTTTAAAATGGATTCCAGAACGTGTAGGAACTTCTGTATTCTATTGTACAGATTTTTGTAGCGCTTTACACCAAGAAATGCAAGGTTACATTAGAGTATCTCCTGCTGGCAGTAATGTGCCACTAACGTATAGTGTTGGGACTAACCTTCCTAAAGCTTCAGAATAGATTAAATAAGATTTAAAGGGAGCTAGTGCTCCCTTTTTTAAACCAATAAAACAAACGATTTCATTTAAAAAAATAAATTTAAAAAATTATGAAAAAAAATAGTTTATCAATAATTACAAAAGTTGTATTAGTAATTATTGCCTTATTGTTTGTTGGCTCTCTCTTTTATCCAATGTGGCGAATTGAATTAGATGCGCCTCAATATCCTGAAGGGTTGGTTCTTCAACTTCATGCTAATAAAATTGCAGGAGATGTAGAAATAATTAATGGTTTAAATCATTATATTGGAATGGCAACTTTGCATACAGAAAACTTTTTTGAATTTAAAATTATACCATATATAATGGGCTTTTTTTCTTTACTGTCTTTAGTAATAGCTTTTCTTAATAAGAAAAAAGGGTTAATTGTTTTTGGAGTTGTGTTTGTACTGTTTGTAATTTTAGCTGGAATTGATTTTTACAGATGGAATTATGAATATGGACATAATTTAGATCCAAATGCGGCTATAAAAGTTCCAGGAATGGCATATCAACCTCCAGTTTTAGGATATAAAGAGTTATTAAATTTTGGTGCGTACTCTATACCAGATACAGGTGGTTGGCTTTTGGTTACGGCTGGTTTCCTCTTATCTTTAATTATAATTAAAGAATATAAATTTTCAAAATAATTAATATGCGATATTTAATTTTATCATTTTTTTTAATTACTATTGGTTGTTCTAAAAAAGAAGCCGAACCAATAAAACTTAATGTTGATCAATGCGAATTTTGTAAGATGAAGATTTCTGATGGAAAATTCGCTTCGGAAATTATCACATCTAAAGGAAGAGTTTATAAATTCGACGATATAAGATGTATGGTTTCTTATAATCATGAAAATAACATTTCCATTGATAAATCTTATGTAAACGACTTTTCAAAAGAAAACTCTCTGATTTCAATTGATGAAGCTTTTTTTTTAAAAGGAGGAAATATTTCAAGTCCCATGAGAGGAAACATTGCTGCATTTAAAGATGAGTTAGAGTTTGAAGAACATAAAATTAAATTAAATGCCATTATGACTAATTGGAATGAAATTAATAATCTCTTTAAATAAAGTAATTTAAATGACACGCTTTATTATTTTAATACTATATATTAATCTAACTTTTACTTATGGTAATACTATTAATGTAGGTTCAAATCATGCCATAAAATCATTAACTAAAGCTATTTCAATTGCAAAAGATGGTGATACAATATTTGTCCATAAAGGAATTTACAGAGAAGGGAATATTATTATTAATAAAAGACTCATTTTAATTGGTAAAGACTATCCTACATTTGATGGCGAAAAAAAAGTTGAAGTTTTTTCTATAAAACATGATAGTGTTATTTTTAAAGGTTTTAAAGTAATTAATGGTGCTTATGGAACTATTACAGATCCTGCGGCAATAAAAACTTATACTGTTAATAATGTAGTTATTGAAAATAACATCCTCGACAATAACTTTTTTGGCATATATATTCAAAATGGAGACAAATGCATTATTAAAGACAACCAATTAAAAGCTTATGGAAAAGAAGAACAACAATTAGGAAATGGAATTCATTGTTGGAAGAGTACTAATATTCAAGTAATAAATAATAAAGTACAAGGTCATAGAGACGGAATTTATTTTGAATTTGTTTCTGAGTCGGTAATTTGGAGAAACATAGTTGAAAATAATATTAGATATGGATTACATTTTATGTTTTCACACAACAATTCTTACATTACAAATGTATTTAGAAATAATGGAGCTGGAGTGGCAGTTATGTACACAAGAAATGTGACAATGATGAATAATTTATTCGACGAAAATTGGGGGCAATCAGCTTATGGTCTTTTGTTAAAAGAAATAACCGATAGTAATATTTTAAATAATTATTTTGTAAAAAATACTACAGCGGTATATATGGAAGGATCAAGTCGAATAAAATTCAAAAATAACGATTTTAAAGATAATGGTTGGGCTGTAAAAATTCAAGCTAGTTGTGATGATAATACTTTCAATCACAATAATTTCATTAATAATACTTTTGATATGGGGACTAATGGAAGTTTGGTGCTTAATAACTTTAATTATAATTTTTGGGATAAATATGAAGGTTATGATCTAAATAAAGATAATTTAGGTGATGTCCCTTTTCATCCTTTAAGTTTATTTTCTGTTTTAACCGAAAACACCCCTTCAGCAATGTTACTTTACAGAAGTTTTATGATTACCTTATTAGACAAATCAGAAAAAGTATTACCAAGTATAACCCCAGATAATTTTGCTGACAATTATCCATTAATGAAGCCAATAAAAAGATGATAGAAATTCGACAATTGAATAAAAGTTTTGGAAAATTTCAAGTTCTAAATAATATAAATTTAAGCTGCCATTCAGGCGAATGTATTGCTCTTATTGGGCCTAATGGTTGTGGGAAAACCACAATAATTAAATCTATTTTAGGAATGGTTTTACCTAATTCGGGTACAATTACAGTTGATGGAATCAATATTAAAGGTCAAAATGAGTATAGAAACGATATTGGATATATGCCACAGATAGGTAGATATCCTGAAAATATGACTATTGGACAAGTTATAGAAATGGTAAAGACTATTCGTAATCAAAATGATAATTTAGATACAGATTTGTTAAAAGCATTTAATCTTGAAAATATGTTTCAAAAACAAATGCGTACACTTTCTGGTGGAACTACTCAAAAAGTAAGTGCTGTTTTAGCTTTTTTATTTAATCCTAAAATATTAATCTTAGATGAACCAACAGCAGGATTAGATCCTTTAGCTTCTGAAATTTTAAAAGAGAAAATAATTAAGGAAAAGCAAAATGGTAAATTAATTTTAATTACATCTCATTTACTTAGTGAATTAGACGATTTAATTACTGAAATTATTTTTATGCAAGATGGGAATTTACATTTTCATAAAAAAATTCATGAATTAAAAGAGCTTACAAATGAAGATAAAATATCAAAAGCAATAGCTAAAATTTTAAAAGAAAATAACAATGAAAAAGCTCATTAAAATAATTTTAATAGACATTCTTAAGAATAAAATTGTTATTGCTTATACATTTATTATTGCAATATTAGCATGGAGTTCTTTTTTATTAGAAGATAATAGCTCAAAAGGACTGTTAACTATTTTAAATATTATATTATTTACAGTTCCTTTAGTTACTATTCTTTTTGCTACTATTTACATTTATAATAGTTCAGAATTTATAGAATTAGTTGTAAGTCAGCCCGTTAAAAGAAGTAAAATTTGGACAAGTTTATTTATTGCTGTAACAACTGCACTTGTAATATCATTTCTAATAGGTGCGGGTTTACCTTTACTAATATATTCATCTAATTTTGTAGGTTTTATGATGCTCATTGTTGGAACTTTAATCACATTAGTTTTTACAGCATTAGCGTTTTTATCATCTATATTAACTAGGGATAAAGCAAGAGGAATTGGTTTAGCTATTTTAACCTGGTTATTTTTTGCTTTAATTTTTGATGGCATCGTTCTATTTTTACTCTTCCAATTTTCAGATTATCCAATAGAAAATGCAATGGTAGGAATTACAGCTCTTAACCCTATAGATTTAGCTCGAATACAAATCTTACTTCATTTAGATGTTTCTGCAATGATGGGATATACTGGGGCTATTTTTAAAAATTCTTTTGGAACACAAACAGGATTATTTATATCTTTTTTCTTATTGATTCTTTGGGCTATAATTCCTTTTCTTATTTCTCTTAAAAAGTTTAATTCTAAAGATTTATAATTATGAATAATAAAACAGATATTGCTAATAGAGATGATATTATTTTATTAGTAAATACTTTTTACGATAAAATTAAAAAAGATGATGTAATAGGTCATTTTTTTACTGATGTTGCAAAAGTAGATTGGAATAAACATTTGCCAATAATGTATAATTTTTGGGAGAATATTCTGTTTTATACTGGAAATTATTCAGGTAATCCCATGCAAGCACATAAAAAAGTTCACAACTTAAGTCCTATGAACCAAAAAGATTTTAATCATTGGGTTAAAGTCTTTACTAAAACTGTCGATGAACTATTTGAAGGAAAAAAAGCTGAAGAAATTAAAGAAAGAGCCACAAATATTGCACAAGTAATGATGTTTAAAACGCTTTCTCATTAAAATGAGGCATCATATATTATTAATAATTCATTTAATTACTGCAACTATTTGGGTTGGCGGCCATTTAATTTTATTAATTAGATATGTTCCAAAATCATTAAAATTAAAAAAAATCTATCCTATAAATAATTTTAGAAAAAACTTTGAACCTATTGGTATGCCTTCATTAATTATATTGTTTTTTACTGGAGTTTTATTGGCAAATGATTATGATATTACATATACAAAATGGTTCAGTTTTAATGGTGGAATTGAAACTATTATTAGTCTTAAATTATTTTTATTTCTTATAACTATAATTTTAGCCTTAAGTGCAGTCAAATTTATTTTTCCAAATTTAAAAGGAAAA contains:
- a CDS encoding copper resistance protein CopD, yielding MRHHILLIIHLITATIWVGGHLILLIRYVPKSLKLKKIYPINNFRKNFEPIGMPSLIILFFTGVLLANDYDITYTKWFSFNGGIETIISLKLFLFLITIILALSAVKFIFPNLKGKPTFLLIVFITIVTLIATTMLILGSFVRLGGF
- the nosD gene encoding nitrous oxide reductase family maturation protein NosD, which produces MTRFIILILYINLTFTYGNTINVGSNHAIKSLTKAISIAKDGDTIFVHKGIYREGNIIINKRLILIGKDYPTFDGEKKVEVFSIKHDSVIFKGFKVINGAYGTITDPAAIKTYTVNNVVIENNILDNNFFGIYIQNGDKCIIKDNQLKAYGKEEQQLGNGIHCWKSTNIQVINNKVQGHRDGIYFEFVSESVIWRNIVENNIRYGLHFMFSHNNSYITNVFRNNGAGVAVMYTRNVTMMNNLFDENWGQSAYGLLLKEITDSNILNNYFVKNTTAVYMEGSSRIKFKNNDFKDNGWAVKIQASCDDNTFNHNNFINNTFDMGTNGSLVLNNFNYNFWDKYEGYDLNKDNLGDVPFHPLSLFSVLTENTPSAMLLYRSFMITLLDKSEKVLPSITPDNFADNYPLMKPIKR
- a CDS encoding c-type cytochrome, with the translated sequence MNKLVLLALTFAMFIACGKKENQDDFSKPAASESNETTTETNSSSDYDPHRGEGKFENVDLGTGLNGAMADAGQKVAEVKCTSCHKLTEEKLVGPGWKGVTERRKPEWIMNFITNPDPMIDKDPELQAQLEICLVRMPNQGVGDDEARQILEFMRKNDGVN
- a CDS encoding group III truncated hemoglobin gives rise to the protein MNNKTDIANRDDIILLVNTFYDKIKKDDVIGHFFTDVAKVDWNKHLPIMYNFWENILFYTGNYSGNPMQAHKKVHNLSPMNQKDFNHWVKVFTKTVDELFEGKKAEEIKERATNIAQVMMFKTLSH
- a CDS encoding ABC transporter permease subunit, whose amino-acid sequence is MKKLIKIILIDILKNKIVIAYTFIIAILAWSSFLLEDNSSKGLLTILNIILFTVPLVTILFATIYIYNSSEFIELVVSQPVKRSKIWTSLFIAVTTALVISFLIGAGLPLLIYSSNFVGFMMLIVGTLITLVFTALAFLSSILTRDKARGIGLAILTWLFFALIFDGIVLFLLFQFSDYPIENAMVGITALNPIDLARIQILLHLDVSAMMGYTGAIFKNSFGTQTGLFISFFLLILWAIIPFLISLKKFNSKDL
- the nosZ gene encoding Sec-dependent nitrous-oxide reductase, producing MKNSFIKLSMFSLLTLAFLDSCKPKNTSDAVTGDAASKVYVAPGKYDEFYNFVSGGFSGQMSVYGLPSGRMLKVIPVFSQDAETGWGYSEETKAMLNTSYGYIPWDDAHHPELSQTNGEVDGRWVFINGNNTPRIARIDLKRFKTAEIIELPNSAGNHSSPFITENTEYVVAGTRFGVPGDYENGDVPINTYKENYKAHVSFVKVEDDGKMDIAFQLRLPAVNFDLSHAGKGKSHGWFFFSCYNSEQANTLLEVNASQKDKDFIMAVNWKKAEEYIKAGKGKKEKAKYAVNRWNDETHSATSTIKEEVLVLDATEFEDICYMIPCPKSPHGCDVDPTGEYICGSGKLAALIPVFSYTKMLSAIENKNYEGDYFGLPVLKYDAVLHGEVQKPGLGPLHTEFDGKGNAYTTMFVSSEVVKWDIKTLKVLDRVPTYYSVGHLTIPGGDTKKPFGKYLIAYNKITKDRYLPTGPELTQSAQLYDISGDKMQLLLDFPTIGEPHYAQAAPADLIRNNGQLKFYKLEENKHPFVTKGEKESKVVREGNKVHVYMTSVRSHFAPDNIEGIRVGDEVYFHVTNLEQDWDVPHGFSVRGAKNAELLIMPGETSTLKWIPERVGTSVFYCTDFCSALHQEMQGYIRVSPAGSNVPLTYSVGTNLPKASE
- a CDS encoding nitrous oxide reductase accessory protein NosL, with the protein product MRYLILSFFLITIGCSKKEAEPIKLNVDQCEFCKMKISDGKFASEIITSKGRVYKFDDIRCMVSYNHENNISIDKSYVNDFSKENSLISIDEAFFLKGGNISSPMRGNIAAFKDELEFEEHKIKLNAIMTNWNEINNLFK
- a CDS encoding ABC transporter ATP-binding protein, giving the protein MIEIRQLNKSFGKFQVLNNINLSCHSGECIALIGPNGCGKTTIIKSILGMVLPNSGTITVDGINIKGQNEYRNDIGYMPQIGRYPENMTIGQVIEMVKTIRNQNDNLDTDLLKAFNLENMFQKQMRTLSGGTTQKVSAVLAFLFNPKILILDEPTAGLDPLASEILKEKIIKEKQNGKLILITSHLLSELDDLITEIIFMQDGNLHFHKKIHELKELTNEDKISKAIAKILKENNNEKAH